TAGTAATTACCTTCCCTTCTAATCTATTTTGTACTTGAAGAATTCGGTGCGAGCTCGGCAGAAGGAAAAATGCCTATCTTCAAACCTTTCAAATGAGTGCAGGATGTAAATTCTTTCATCACAGACAACTAAGAaacttgaagaaaataaaaataattatgggatctttccttttgaacggcacttttcaacacaatttctagttaactaaacacttttaaacttcgtatactggtagaatgtgtcaaaataaaacattttttctcttggctttcttgagaaaattgtagttcgtttgtttaacgtagtttaatttttcgatttttaaccaatcctatgccctctatttatctaaattcatttgctgcgtctaaaacagacaacatcctgtcactaaccctaaccctaaattttggcctttcgtttttttttgttaattgttaaattaatttaaggataacaattaagaagaaaaagacgaaagcaatggaaaataattttaatttaacaattaagaaaaaaaaaacaaaggctaaaacgaaagcaaaaactcaaaacaaaaacaaaacgaataattttagacacatgcgtaacaattaaattaatttaacaattaagaaaaaaaaaacgaaaggctaaaatttagggataggattagggttagtgacaggatgttgtctcagttttagacgcagcaaatgattttagctcaatagagggcataggattggttaaaattcgaaaaattaaactacgttaaacttacaaattacaattttctcaagagagCCAAGAGACAAAGGGTtatttttgacacattctaccagtatacgaagtttaaaagtgtttagttaactagaaattgtgttaaaaactgccgttcgaaaGGGAAAGATCCCATAATTATGATCTttacttcatattattatttttttttaattttaaaataacaataatcattaATCTTTCTACCTTTACGACAAATACATTTatcattttttatcatcatcatcatcatcatcagcagcagcagcagtagtagtagtagtagtagtagtagtagtagtagtagtagtagtagcagcagcagcagcagtagtagtagtagtatagtagtagtagtagtagtagtaacagtggcGGCTGCTGCTTCTAAATTTCACTTTCACTATTAATCTACTGCGAATTAAATCCGTCATCTTaaccgcgtgtgtgtgtgtgtgtgtgtgtgtgtgtgtgtgtgtgtgtgtgtgtgtgtgtttgtgtgagcgtccGTTGGGGTGTGTGAAAGGAGGTACGTCTGTGTTAGTGTATTGGTATACTTATGTGGGTGGGTGTTAGCGTGTGTTCGTCGTGTGAGAGGAGGAGTCTCTGTTTTTGTGTATTCGTGTGCTTAGCTATCTATatgagtttgtgagtgtgtgcaggTGGGTGTACGCCAACCAAATCTCAAACAAACATTCTCCACTCCTTGTATTTGTCACTACAGTTATACAATCAAACGATATATTTTCAAAGTAAGAAAACATGCTAAAATTTAAAGATCGAAGACGTTTGGTTAAAGGAAAACATTTTCtataaagaaagacaaaacattaaaattatctTTTACCATTTAGTTTCTACTACAGAGCTGCGGCCACGCTGAAGCACCAAAAACTATTGTTCGTTTAGTATTTCTAACTTTTGAAATTTTTCAGTAGTtaagtatatttttatgattttttaactTTCACCAATTTTCACTTCAATTCTCATACTGTTTCATTGGTTTATTTTCTTTGATTAGTAATTTTCAATatgattattttgttgttgctttttctctAGATTCTTGTTTTtcagtttgctttttttttatatccagtaattattatttattattttaatcattttctcTTATCTTTCAACTTCATTTTTGTTTGGCTCTTCCTATATcctttcaaaacaatatctgacaTTCAGTTGAAATGTGCCTGGCAGAAACAGCATCTCTTCTAGTTCATCTGGATTATAATTGAATGATTCATGCATATTTCCTCTTTCATAAAATGGGATTTTCACTAGTGGGTTTTCATTTCCAGCTCCATAATCGAAATTAGCTTCACAGACTATATTGCCCGGTTCTTCGCCTTGGTCATTTCCATCCTCGACTGTGCCTATGTACCTATAAGATCGTTTGATTATATCATTCAATGTATTCCGAGCCACTCTGAGGTTTTCATTATCCTCATTCCTTAATATCTCCTCCAAAATACTATCTGTAAAATAAGTAAATCTCCTCATATCGTAGACATTTTCGATAATTCCCAGGTGTCTCTCTGCGGATCTTAAGGTCTCGCAAAGTAGCGTATTAAACAGAAGAACAGTTTTGTGTTGGTAAGCTGTTTTATGTAATCGATATCGGGAATAAAACATATCAAAGAAATTATCAACAGTTTTGTCTCTGTAGCATATTTGATCACCTATGACTCTGGacatttttatcattctttcgTGATCAAATGACTTTCCAATACCAAGAAAATGGGAATCTCTCGCCAGATAATCCCATTTATCAACGTCGATGTTATAGTCTCTATTGTTGACAATTTGGTAAAGAAATTGTGGTCTCGCGGAATTTTCTGATTCACCAATGATAAGATCTTTTATGAAAGCAATTTCATCAGGCTCAAGTTCTTCTCTAACATGTGGGTTCTCTTCAAAAAGATGATCCAACATTTTACATGATGCATCTTCATGTTTCCATCTATTATCTGGTCTtcgattttcattaataaaaccTTCAAAGACATGCGAAAACGGCGCATGTCCTAAATCATGACACAAACCAGCAATTTCCACGCAAAGTATATCTCGATCAGATATCTCCAGATCGGGATTTTGCTGTTTTAGACGACGAACCAATTTCCCAGCTAAGTAACATGTCCCCAGACAATGCTCGAATCTATTATGCGAAGCTGATGGAAAAACATAATAACACAAACCTAATTGTTTGATGTTCCGTAATCTCTGAAATTGTactgtattaataattttaacacaGAGAGGCGGCAACTCCATAGATCCGTGAATAGCGTCATGAAAAACCTGATCCGAATCCATACGGCTTGAATTTTCAGATTGAGTCATTATTAAATTATTAGGAAAACAGCTAAATTTTTGGTGGGGCTTTCgtttatgttgctgttgttgttggttttgttggtggtggtctcGTTGTTGCTGCGTGTGTTGGTTTTGAAATGTGGAGCAGAAATATAAGTTATCCAATTATGTTTAGTtggctatttctaatatttgatTTGAAGAGATCTCAGTTGTATTGGCATTTAGATATGTGATGTCAGAAATAATATCAGCGATCCCGAAATTGGTTCTGTGTTTGGtggcaacaaaacaaaataaacagtgtTGTTATATCAGAAGTCAGCTGACAACCGAACCCGATTGTCACAGCTGTTATCTCATTCGATACACaacttttactttgttttataagCATAAAcaacttcaacatcaacaacaccaccaccgcagcagcagcagcagcggcactaatagcagcaggagcagcaataGGAAAAGCAACAGCGtcagtagttggtggtggtggtggtggtggtggttttggtggttgtggtggtggtggttgtggtagtagtggtacttgtagtagtagtagtagtagtagtagtagtagtagtagtagtagtaacagtggcGGCTGCTGCTTCTAAATTTCACTTTCACTATTAATCTACTCTACTGCGAATTAAATCCGTCATCTTAACCggtattgtgtgttgtgttgtgtgtgtgtgtgtgtgtgtgtgtgtgtgtgtgtgtgttgtgttgtgtgtgtgtgtgtgtgtgttagcgtgcgTTCACCGTGTGAGAGGAAGAGTGTCTGTTTTGTGTATTCGTGTGCTTAGCTATCTATatgagtttgtgagtgtgtgcaggTGGGTGTACGCCAACCAAATTTCAAACAAACATTCTCCACTCCTTGTATTTGTCACTACAGTTATACAATCAAACGATATATTTTCAAAGTAAGAAAACAtgctaaaatttaaagaaatcgaAGACGTTTGGTTAAAGGAAAACATTTCCtgtaaaagaaagacaaaacattaaaattatcttttatcatttattagcTTCTACTACAGAGCTGCGGCCACGCTGAAGCACCAAAAACTATTGTTCGTTTAGTATTTCTAACTTTTGAAATTTTTCAGTAGTtaagtatatttttatgatttttaactttcaccAATTTTCACTTCAATTCTCATACTGtttcattagtttattttctttgattAGTAATTTTCCATatgattattttgttgttgctttttctctAGATTCTTGTTTTtcagtttgctttttttttatatccagtaattattatttattattttaatcatcttctccttcttctttggctcttccttttcctttgaaaacaatatttgattttcatttgaaatttgcGTGGCAGTGACAGCATCTCTTCTAGTTCATCTGAATTATATCTCAATAATTCATGCGTACTTTTTTTATAAAATGGGATTTTCACTAGTGGGTTTTTCTTTCCAGCTCCATAATCGAACTTAGCTTTACAGACTATATTGCCCGGTTCTTCGCCTTGGTCATTTCTATCATCGACTGTGCCTTTGTACTTATAAGATCGATAGATTATATCCTTCAATTTATTCTGGGCCTCTTTGAGGTTTCCATTATCCTCATTCTTTAATAATTCCTCCAAAATACTATCTGTAAAATAAGTAAATTTCTTCATATCGTCGaccttttcgaaaattttcacgtGTTCATTTGCGGATTTGAAGGCCTCGCCAAGTAGTTTATTAAACAGAAGAACAGTTTTGTGTTTGTAAGCTGTTTTATGTAATCGATATCGGGAATAAAACATATCAAAGAAATTATCAACAGTTTTGTCTCTGTAGCATATTTGATCACCTATTACTTTGGacatttttatcattctttcgTGATCAAATGACTTTCCAATACCAAGAAAATGGGAATCTCTCGCCAGATAATCCCATTTATCAACGTCGATGTTATAGGATTTATTGTTGATGATTTGGTAAAGAAATTTTGGTCTCCTATAGATTTCTGGTTTACCAGTAATGAGATCTTTTATGAAATCAATATCATTACGCTCAACTTTAATACGTGGGTTCTCTTTAAAAAGatgctctaacattttacatgatGCATCTTCATGTTCCCACTCTTCACCTCCATTTTCCTTGCGATACTCGTTGATAAAACCTTCAAAGACATGAGAAAAAGGCGCATGTCCTAAATCATGACACAAACCAGCAATTTCAACACAAAGTATATCTCGATCAGATATTTCCAGATCGGGATTTTGCTGTTTAAGATGGCGAACCATTTTCCCAGCTAAGTAACATGTCCCCAGACAATGCTCGAATCTATTATGCGAAGCTGATGGAAAAACATAATAACACAAACCTAATTGTTTGATGTTCCGTAATCTCTGAAATTGTATCGTATTGATAATCTCTACACAGAGAGGCGGCAACTCCATAGATCCGTGAATAGCGTCATGAAAAACCTGATCCGAATCCATACGGCTTGAATTTTCAGATTGAGTCATTATTAAATTATTAGGAAAACAGCTAAATTTTTTGTGGGGCTTTCctttatgttgctgttgttgttgggttTGTTGGTGGTGGTCTCGTTGTTGCTGCGTGTGTTGGTTTTGAAATGTGGAGCAGAAATATAAGTTATTCAATTATGTTTAGTTGGCTATTTCTGATATTTGATTTGAAGAGATCTCAGTTGGATTGGCATTTAGATATGTGATGTCAGAAATAATATTCAGCGATCCCGAAATTGGTTCTGTGTTTGGTggcaacaaaacaaataaacagtgTTGTTATATCAGAAGTCAGCTGACAACCCGAACCCGAATGTCACAACTGTTTTCTCCTTCGATACACaacttttactttgttttataagTATAAAcaacttcaacatcaacaacaacaccaccgcagcagcagcacagcGGCACTtatagcagcaggagcagcaataGGAAAAGCACAGCGtcagtagttggtggtggtggtggtggtgttcgtggtggttgtggtggtggtagtagtagtagtagtagttttagtataACGACTtgggccttttgagtggattggtagacggaaactggaaagaagcccgtcggtatatatgtatatgtatatatgcctgtgtgtgtttgtgtgtctgtgtttgtccccctagcattgcttgacaaccgatgctggtgtgtttacgtcgccgtaacttagcggttcggcaaaagactccgatagaataagtactgggcttacaaagaataagtcccggggtcgatttgctcgacgaaaggcggcgctccagcatggccgcagtcaaatgactgaaacaagtaaaagagtaaaagagtaaaaaatatatatagggcaTATGTTTTTATCTTAACATTCCTTTCCTTcactttacactttatattaatCATTCCCAGCATAGCTGAACGAAAATGACCGTACGAAAATTCTTATGATTCAAATAGGAGAAGAATATTTCTGAAATTGCATGAGGCGTCAGCTAGCATTTAGCCCAAGACCGGTCCTTGTTTGGCACACAACAGCGTTGCTTCCAGAGGTTTCATCGAAGTGGTGAGAGAACGAGTGTGGCTAGAGTGTGTCGCCCAGGGCAGCCTTCACTTTGCCGCCCCTTGCCCCTCACGAAAATACGTATTGCTTACAGCAAATGAGAGTGGTGCTGCGCCTCGATAAAAGAGCCGCCAAAGGCGATGCTGTCAATTACAATATCTTTtgtgtttcagtttctgttattGGCCTTTCGTTGTTTTTGCGGGGGGGGGTTCGGCCTTCTGCTGAGAGCAACTAAAGGTTGTCGTAGTAATCACGTAAGTCCATAACTGCCTCAGACAGAGTGCAATGCAGCACTTTTTAGTAACGGAGTGAACCAAGATGAACAGTAATAAGAATTTTACTCGCTGGACCCAGGATATTCCACGGAGTACCATCTTCAACTATattattaccgtaaatccttgagaataatccgcatttttttcccaaaatttaaaggtcaaaatccctagtgcgtactatatacgaggtcaaaatgaaaattattttctaacaaTGTCCGAGTCTCGATTTGCGGTCTGGCAATATtcattcagacgcattttgtgatgtcgggcgcgcgaaaataccttaagctaagcctgaaagcaatgaagttataaaagaatatccataacttgcaataagcaacatttattaaacgttattactgttatctattttctgcaaacaaaatgcacaaaaaagctacacgtttgcattatgttatatacaactagcagtatcgaccggcgttgctcgggtttgtagggaaataactatataagcatttttagagagttacttcccttatataatagcaaaaaaaatgcattaaaaataaaaaaatctatggtaattttttttaaatcgttgtctcatcgtagacattttttg
This Octopus sinensis unplaced genomic scaffold, ASM634580v1 Contig18408, whole genome shotgun sequence DNA region includes the following protein-coding sequences:
- the LOC115231394 gene encoding deoxynucleoside triphosphate triphosphohydrolase SAMHD1-like, with protein sequence MTQSENSSRMDSDQVFHDAIHGSMELPPLCVEIINTIQFQRLRNIKQLGLCYYVFPSASHNRFEHCLGTCYLAGKMVRHLKQQNPDLEISDRDILCVEIAGLCHDLGHAPFSHVFEGFINENRRPDNRWKHEDASCKMLDHLFEENPHVREELEPDEIAFIKDLIIGESENSARPQFLYQIVNNRDYNIDVDKWDYLARDSHFLGIGKSFDHERMIKMSRVIGDQICYRDKTVDNFFDMFYSRYRLHKTAYQHKTVLLFNTLLCETLRSAERHLGIIENVYDMRRFTYFTDSILEEILRNEDNENLRVARNTLNDIIKRSYRYIGTVEDGNDQGEEPGNIVCEANFDYGAGNENPLVKIPFYERGNMHESFNYNPDELEEMLFLPGTFQLNVRYCFERI